Proteins from a single region of Trichoderma asperellum chromosome 3, complete sequence:
- the SSB1 gene encoding Heat shock protein ssb1, translating to MAEEQYDGAIGIDLGTTYSCVAIYEGTNVEIIANEQGSFTTPSFVSFTDKERLIGEAAKNNAAMNPRNTVFDAKRLIGRRFDDPTVKKDIESWPFAVIEGGKGEPLVQVEYLGETKTFTPPQISAMVLGKMKDIAEVKLGKKVKKAVVTVPAYFNDAQRQATKDAGQIADLDVLRIINEPTAAAIAYGLGSGKTEKERNVLIYDLGGGTFDVSLLSIQGGVFTVKATAGDTHLGGQDFDTNLLDHCKKEFIRKSKKDPSNDPRALRRLRTACERAKRTLSSGAQATIEIDSLFEGEDFTMTITRARFEELNAKAFSGTLEPVAQVLKDAGMEKSAVEEIVLVGGSTRIPKIQKLLSEFFDGKKLEKSINPDEAVAYGAAVQAGILSGKATSADTADLLLLDVVPLSLGVAMEGNIFAPVISRGQTVPTLKKRTFTTVADNQQTVQFPVYQGERVNCEDNTSLGEFTLAPIPPMRAGEAVLEVVFEVDVNGILKVTASEKTSGRSANITISNSVGKLSTSEIEKMISDAEAFKSNDEAFSKRFEAKQQLESYIGRVEEIVSDPTLSLKLKRGQKDKIEQTISEAMAALELGESSAEDLKKQELALKRLVTKAMSSR from the exons atggcgGAAGAACAGTACGACGGTGCCATCGGCATCGATCTGG GTACCACCTACTCTTGCGTTGCCATCTACGAGGGTACCAATGTCGAGATCATTGCCAACGAGCAGGGTTCTTTCACCACCCCCTCCTTCGTCTCTTTCACCGACAAGGAGCGTCTCATTGgtgaggctgccaagaaCAATGCTGCCATGAACCCCCGAAACACCGTCTTCGATGCCAA GCGTCTGATCGGTCGCCGCTTCGATGACCCCACCGTCAAGAAGGATATTGAATCATGGCCTTTCGCCGTCATTGAGGGTGGAAAGGGCGAGCCCCTCGTCCAGGTTGAGTACCTTGGCGAGACCAAGACCTTCACTCCTCCTCAGATCTCCGCCATGGTCCTCGGAAAG ATGAAGGACATTGCTGAGGTCAAGCTCGGCAAGAAGGTCAAGAAGGCTGTCGTCACCGTCCCTGCCTACTTCAACGACGCTCAGCGTCAGGCTACCAAGGACGCTGGTCAGATTGCTGACCTCGACGTTCTCCGTATCATCAACGAGCCTactgctgccgccattgcCTACGGTCTGGGCTCCGGCAAGACTGAGAAGGAGCGTAACGTCCTGATCTACGATCTTGGTGGTGGTACTTTCGATGTTTCCCTGCTTAGCATCCAGGGCGGTGTCTTCACTGTCAAGGCTACCGCTGGTGACACCCACTTGGGTGGCCAGGACTTCGACACCAACCTGTTGGACCACTGCAAGAAGGAGTTCATCCGCAAGTCCAAGAAGGACCCCAGCAACGACCCCCGTGCTCTCCGAAGACTCCGCACTGCTTGTGAGCGTGCCAAGCGTACCCTCTCCAGCGGTGCCCAGGCCACCATTGAGATTGACTCTCTCTTCGAGGGTGAGGACTTCACCATGACCATCACCCGTGCTCGTTTCGAGGAGCTCAACGCCAAGGCCTTCTCTGGCACCCTCGAGCCTGTTGCTCAGGTCCTCAAGGATGCCGGCATGGAGAAGAGCGCCGTCGAGGAGATTGTCCTCGTCGGTGGTTCTACCCGTATCCCCAAGATCCAGAAGCTTCTGTCTGAGTTCTTCGAcggcaagaagctcgagAAGAGCATCAACCCCGATGAGGCCGTCGCCTACGGTGCTGCCGTCCAGGCCGGTATCCTCTCCGGAAAGGCTACTTCCGCTGACACCGCCGACCTTCTCCTGCTCGACGTTGTCCCCCTGTCCCTCGGTGTCGCCATGGAGGGCAACATCTTCGCTCCTGTCATCAGCCGTGGCCAGACTGTCCCCACCCTCAAGAAGCGAACTTTCACCACTGTTGCCGATAACCAGCAGACCGTTCAGTTCCCCGTCTACCAGGGTGAGCGTGTCAACTGCGAGGACAACACATCCCTGGGTGAGTTCACCCTTGCTCCTATCCCTCCCATGAGGGCTGGTGAGGCTGTTCTCGAGGTTGTCTTCGAGGTCGACGTCAACGGTATTCTTAAGGTCACTGCCAGCGAGAAGACCTCTGGCCGCAGTGCCAACATCACCATCTCCAACTCTGTTGGCAAGCTTTCTACCAGCGAGATTGAGAAGATGATCAGCGATGCTGAGGCCTTCAAGAGCAACGACGAGGCTTTCAGCAAGCGATTTgaggccaagcagcagcttgagtCTTACATCGGCCGTGTTGAGGAGATTGTCTCTGACCCCACTCTTTCCCTCAAGCTTAAGCGTGGCCAGAAGGACAAGATCGAGCAGACCATCAGCGAGGCTATGGCTGCTCTCGAGCTCGGCGAGTCCTCTGCTGAGGACCTGAAGAAGCAGGAGCTCGCCCTCAAGCGCCTTGTCACCAAGGCTATGTCCTCCCGATAA
- a CDS encoding uncharacterized protein (EggNog:ENOG41~BUSCO:EOG092D4A46), which yields MTATATMSMNSPTAAASPADLASMMPDPIDSDPAPLNASTSNRHSTLSRPLSYASKNRLSQYSVTGSLPTRSRPQSHVFPMFPSSLAYTQVRDFAYPIMHPMHYGPPPEPSGPPSGLTTPMSETRRLSEPSVSWDQKMPWDSWTPDGFNRPHDLPPIQFGDGPPYSEDEDLQSPVVSTRHRKHKSTSAALHTGRGRTGRDPDRGQSAIISSSYDDSQSYYLGVGGDGSERYYVSHGGEANGPGGELVTYPPDQAHHGHPYQYSQRHENDMDGYQSDSSCSSSPGGPGGDQSRYSRDYQFTITSPDEEFHGKAVALFDFERENENELPLVEGQIIWVSYRHGQGWLVAEDPKTQESGLVPEEYVRLLRDIEGGMNSLTGALVDTSGSPNDAGTPTQTEHNSHYGHTPTHSTSTNGYHQPVVSTFSTSSKDLNPYPTEQLGIQAGQAPPQVVHYHGQRGGSQISTPTLTQLQESETQRRASQDAGNKSEESPTTAQEEPSAKPTNTDASGEAAEAS from the coding sequence ATGACCGCAACCGCAACAATGTCGATGAATTCacccacagcagcagcgtcccCGGCGGACCTAGCTTCGATGATGCCAGACCCAATCGACTCTGACCCGGCCCCTCTGAACGCTTCGACGTCGAATCGCCACAGTACATTATCCCGACCACTGTCATATGCGTCCAAGAACAGATTGTCGCAATACTCTGTCACCGGATCGCTGCCCACCCGATCGCGACCTCAGTCTCACGTGTTCCCCATGTTCCCCTCGAGTCTGGCCTACACGCAGGTGCGCGACTTCGCATATCCCATCATGCATCCTATGCACTACGGACCGCCACCCGAGCCTTCAGGCCCGCCGTCTGGGCTCACGACGCCAATGAGCGAAACCAGGCGGCTTTCCGAGCCGTCTGTCTCGTGGGACCAAAAGATGCCGTGGGATTCATGGACGCCGGATGGGTTCAACCGACCCCACGATTTACCGCCAATTCAGTTTGGAGATGGCCCTCCCTAtagcgaagatgaagatttacAAAGCCCGGTGGTTTCTACAAGACACCGGAAGCACAAATCAACCTCAGCAGCTCTCCATACTGGCAGGGGGCGCACTGGTCGCGACCCTGACAGGGGCCAATCTGCCATTATTAGCTCTAGCTATGACGATAGCCAGAGCTACTACTTGGGAGTTGGCGGAGACGGAAGTGAGCGATACTATGTGAGCCATGGAGGCGAAGCGAATGGGCCTGGCGGTGAGCTTGTCACATACCCCCCAGATCAAGCACATCATGGCCACCCATATCAATATTCGCAACGGCACGAAAACGACATGGACGGATACCAATCAGATTCTAGCTGCTCGTCATCGCCGGGTGGCCCAGGAGGGGACCAATCCCGCTATTCGCGTGATTATCAATTCACCATCACCTCTCCCGACGAAGAGTTTCACGGTAAGGCCGTGGCTCTTTTCGACTTTGAACGAGAGAACGAGAACGAGCTACCACTAGTAGAAGGCCAGATCATTTGGGTGTCATATCGCCATGGACAGGGCTGGTTAGTAGCAGAGGATCCAAAAACTCAGGAGAGCGGCTTGGTTCCAGAAGAATATGTTCGATTGCTCCGAGATATCGAAGGAGGGATGAATAGCCTGACTGGAGCTCTTGTTGATACATCTGGATCTCCCAATGATGCGGGCACCCCTACCCAGACAGAGCATAACAGCCACTATGGCCACACTCCCACGCACAGCACTTCAACCAACGGATATCACCAACCAGTTGTCTCCACCTTTTCAACTTCGAGCAAAGACCTTAACCCATATCCCACGGAACAGCTTGGTATTCAAGCCGGCCAAGCCCCTCCTCAAGTTGTTCACTACCACGggcagagaggaggaagccaaATCAGCACTCCTACATTAACTCAACTCCAGGAGTCTGAAAcgcaaagaagagcaagtcAAGACGCAGGAAATAAATCGGAAGAATCCCCAACAACTGCGCAAGAAGAGCCGAGCGCGAAACCTACCAATACAGACGCATCTGGcgaagcagcagaggcaaGCTGA